The following proteins are co-located in the Triticum aestivum cultivar Chinese Spring chromosome 1A, IWGSC CS RefSeq v2.1, whole genome shotgun sequence genome:
- the LOC543175 gene encoding serine/threonine-protein kinase EDR1, whose translation MKIPFVTKWSHRSSEPAGPSNSAAAQQQQQQQAPSPPPPVASTEAAGDEFILQEEEYQMQLALALSASASGAEGAGDPDGEQIRKAKLMSLGKGHPVTNSDRGGGDTPESLSRRYRDYNFLDYNEKVIDGFYDVFGLSAGSSGQGKIPSLAELQMSIGDLGYEVIVVDYKFDNALQEMKEVAECCLLGCPDITVLVRRIAEVVADHMGGPVIDANEMITRWLSKSIEQRTSHQTSLLHIGSIEIGLSRHRALLFKILADIVGIPCKLVKGSHYTGVEDDAINIIKMDDKREFLVDVMAAPGTLIPADVFNSKGTPFNFSQTLGQNQVVESASNIEDDPVALQSEHKRNQGHMFANNNRISVNLSSYENTMTAGSSASEPGTLDPRMQLGKTSTLPSAPSKQKKNLQLITDSHETEESRKLFVELDPFNAIESGKSSLAFKGLNNRNNEFQRRRENVVPPSVRSQQPLVMKNWSACNDISNNKQYNVADGSVPRRNATDNASSSQLALSTAKHYNSNVRELNDRVYAAPARNYDNKIVGTSAMAKALTGECPDRSQVPPGLYYDKMLGTSSMNAASTSGIGKVAEKDPHNDPGKGPIYSRFDGELSKNAQGFTPERDEHKENCGSHDHKMLYPDPRKSPLDRFMDRPRQSIECVFPSQVGSNKADMVLDEVSECEILWEDLVIDERIGIGSYGEVYHADWNGTEVAVKKFLDQEFYGDALEEFRCEVRIMRRLRHPNIVLFMGAVTRPPHLSIVSEYLPRGSLYKIIHRPNCQIDEKRRIKMALDVARGMNCLHTSVPTIVHRDLKSPNLLVDDNWTVKVCDFGLSRLKHSTFLSSKSTAGTPEWMAPEVLRNEQSNEKCDIYSFGVILWELATLRKPWHGMNQMQVVGAVGFQDRRLDIPKEVDPIVASIIRDCWQKDPNLRPSFIQLTSYLKTLQRLVIPSHQETASNHVPYEISLYR comes from the exons ATGAAGATCCCGTTTGTGACCAAGTGGTCGCACCGATCCAGCGAGCCCGCGGGGCCGTCGAATTCGGCTgcagcgcagcagcagcagcagcagcaggcgccgtctcctcctcctcccgtggcGTCGACAGAGGCGGCAGGGGATGAGTTCATTCTGCAGGAGGAAGAGTACCAGATGCAACTGGCGTTGGCGCTATCAGCGTCGGCGTCGGGCGCCGAGGGCGCTGGGGATCCCGACGGGGAGCAGATCAGAAAGGCGAAGCTGATGAGCCTCGGGAAGGGCCACCCGGTCACCAACAGCGATCGTGGCGGGGGAGACACCCCGGAGTCGCTCTCCCGCCGTTACAGG GACTATAACTTTCTTGATTACAATGAGAAAGTAATTGATGGATTCTACGACGTATTTGGCCTCTCTGCGGGATCATCTGGGCAGGGCAAAATACCTTCACTGGCAGAGCTTCAGATGAGCATTGGGGATCTTGGATATGAAGTAATTGTGGTTGACTATAAATTTGATAATGCTCTGCAGGAGATGAAGGAAGTAGCAGAATGCTGCCTGTTGGGCTGTCCTGACATTACAGTATTGGTGCGACGAATAGCTGAAGTTGTTGCAGATCACATGGGTGGTCCAGTGATCGATGCAAATGAAATGATCACTAGGTGGTTGAGCAAAAGCATTGAGCAGAGGACATCACACCAGACAAGCCTTCTGCATATTGGCAGTATAGAGATAGGCTTGTCTCGCCATCGTGCCTTACTTTTCAag ATTCTTGCTGATATTGTTGGTATCCCTTGTAAGCTGGTTAAAGGGAGTCATTACACTGGTGTTGAAGATGACGCTATTAACATAATAAAGATGGATGACAAAAG GGAGTTTTTGGTGGATGTTATGGCTGCTCCAGGGACTCTCATTCCAGCAGATGTCTTTAATTCAAAGGGTACTCCATTCAACTTCAGTCAAACATTGGGTCAGAATCAGGTGGTGGAGTCAGCAAGTAACATCGAAGATGACCCAGTTGCATTACAGTCAGAGCATAAACGTAACCAAGGGCATATGTTTGCCAATAATAATCGGATCTCAGTCAATCTATCAAGCTATGAGAATACAATGACCGCTGGAAGTAGTGCTAGTGAACCTGGGACATTGGACCCTAGGATGCAATTAGGTAAAACATCAACTTTGCCTAGTGCTCCTTCCAAGCAGAAGAAGAATCTGCAATTGATTACAGACTCTCATGAAACTGAAGAGTCCCGAAAACTATTTGTGGAGTTAGATCCTTTCAATGCTATTGAATCTGGGAAAAGCTCATTGGCATTCAAGGGATTAAATAATAGAAACAATGAATTCCAAAGGCGTAGAGAGAATGTAGTCCCACCATCTGTAAGATCTCAACAGCCATTGGTGATGAAAAACTGGTCTGCTTGCAATGACATTTCCAACAACAAGCAATACAATGTTGCTGATGGGTCAGTTCCTCGGAGAAATGCCACTGACAATGCATCGTCATCTCAGTTGGCGTTGTCAACTGCAAAGCATTACAATTCCAATGTTAGAGAGCTAAACGATAGAGTGTATGCAGCACCTGCTCGTAATTATGACAACAAGATAGTTGGTACCTCGGCTATGGCCAAAGCATTGACTGGAGAGTGCCCTGACAGATCACAGGTGCCACCTGGTCTTTATTATGACAAGATGCTTGGTACCTCTTCTATGAATGCAGCTTCTACATCCGGAATCGGGAAAGTTGCAGAAAAGGACCCTCATAATGATCCGGGAAAAGGTCCCATCTATTCTAGATTTGATGGTGAACTTTCTAAAAATGCTCAAGGATTTACTCCCGAAAGGGATGAGCACAAGGAAAATTGTGGCAGTCATGACCACAAAATGTTATATCCTGATCCAAGAAAGTCCCCTCTTGACAGATTCATGGACAGGCCAAGGCAGAGCATAGAATGTGTTTTTCCATCCCAAGTTGGATCAAATAAGGCTGACATGGTGTTGGATGAAGTGTCTGAATGTGAAATCCTTTGGGAAGATCTTGTAATCGATGAAAGAATTGGCATAG GTTCATATGGAGAAGTCTACCATGCTGATTGGAATGGAACT GAAGTAGCTGTAAAGAAGTTCTTGGATCAAGAGTTCTATGGTGATGCTTTAGAGGAATTTCGTTGTGAA GTGAGGATTATGCGTCGGCTCCGTCATCCAAATATTGTTCTCTTTATGGGTGCAGTAACACGGCCTCCACACTTATCTATTGTATCAGAATATCTTCCAAG GGGAAGCTTATATAAGATCATTCATCGCCCTAATTGCCAAATCGACGAGAAGCGTAGGATTAAAATGGCCCTTGATGTG GCCAGAGGCATGAATTGTCTTCATACCAGTGTACCAACAATTGTTCACCGGGATCTAAAATCACCAAACTTGCTGGTTGACGATAATTGGACTGTGAAG GTCTGTGATTTCGGACTTTCACGTCTGAAGCACAGTACATTTTTGTCATCAAAATCCACTGCCGGGACT CCTGAGTGGATGGCACCAGAGGTTTTGCGGAATGAGCAATCCAATGAGAA GTGTGATATTTACAGCTTTGGTGTTATCCTGTGGGAGCTAGCAACACTAAGAAAGCCATGGCATGGGATGAACCAAATGCAAGTTGTGGGCGCAGTTGGCTTCCAGGACCGACGGCTTGACATTCCAAAAGAAGTAGATCCTATAGTTGCATCAATTATACGTGATTGCTGGCAGAA GGATCCAAACTTGCGTCCTTCTTTCATCCAATTAACTAGCTACCTGAAGACATTGCAAAGGCTTGTAATCCCTTCACATCAGGAGACAGCGAGCAACCATGTACCCTATGAAATATCTTTATATCGGTGA